The following proteins are encoded in a genomic region of Longimicrobium sp.:
- a CDS encoding GNAT family N-acetyltransferase — protein MSETFRPARPDEVEEVARLEAHSFPAPGRGPAWWEDFLTNGPHGGLEALWVAEEDGRLVGACQLLWMRQWIGGVALPVMGLAGVATSPTHRKRGMAGRMLIAGFEHSRERGDVGSALYPFRASFYEGLGYGLAGEAHQYQVPPAYLPDDKEARQRVRLVDTPEDAAAMRAVYAHAARRLMTGQLDRTERTWRKSWGHDDQAAVVYWGEGGEPEGYCMVRYRADLPVNTRFLEVEERAWLTVGAQRGIYAWLSTLGDQWRDIVYRAHPEEGFGDRIEEPRLPLLAAPAWRLWFPSATLLRGPMFRVLDVPEALARRTLATDAELTVCLEIDDEQVPENRGPWLVRLEGGAMRVEPFRGSHTDCRFSMNMETFSRIYIGAIQPWQAVLGGLATIEGADVLKMLDLALEVPKPWTFDRF, from the coding sequence TTGAGCGAGACGTTCCGTCCGGCGCGGCCGGACGAGGTGGAAGAGGTGGCGCGCCTGGAGGCGCACAGCTTCCCGGCGCCGGGGCGCGGCCCCGCGTGGTGGGAGGACTTCCTGACCAACGGCCCGCACGGGGGGCTGGAGGCGCTGTGGGTGGCCGAGGAGGACGGCCGCCTGGTGGGCGCCTGCCAGCTGCTGTGGATGAGGCAGTGGATCGGCGGGGTGGCGCTGCCGGTGATGGGCCTCGCCGGGGTGGCCACCTCGCCCACGCACCGCAAGCGCGGGATGGCGGGGCGGATGCTGATCGCCGGCTTCGAGCACTCGCGCGAGCGCGGCGACGTGGGGAGCGCCCTGTACCCGTTCCGCGCCTCGTTCTACGAGGGGCTGGGCTACGGCCTGGCGGGCGAGGCGCACCAGTACCAGGTGCCCCCCGCCTACCTCCCCGACGACAAGGAGGCGCGCCAGCGGGTGCGGCTGGTGGACACCCCCGAGGACGCGGCGGCCATGCGCGCGGTGTACGCGCACGCCGCGCGCCGCCTGATGACGGGGCAGCTCGACCGCACCGAGCGCACCTGGCGCAAGAGCTGGGGGCACGACGACCAGGCGGCGGTGGTGTACTGGGGCGAGGGCGGCGAGCCCGAGGGGTACTGCATGGTGCGCTACCGGGCCGACCTGCCGGTGAACACGCGCTTCCTGGAGGTGGAGGAGCGCGCCTGGCTCACCGTGGGCGCGCAGCGCGGCATCTACGCCTGGCTCTCCACGCTGGGCGACCAGTGGCGCGACATCGTCTACCGGGCGCACCCCGAGGAGGGCTTCGGTGACCGCATCGAGGAGCCGCGCCTGCCGCTCCTGGCGGCGCCGGCGTGGCGGCTCTGGTTCCCCTCGGCCACGCTGCTGCGCGGGCCGATGTTCCGGGTGCTCGACGTCCCCGAGGCGCTCGCGCGGCGTACGCTGGCCACCGACGCGGAGCTCACCGTGTGCCTGGAGATCGACGACGAGCAGGTGCCGGAGAACCGCGGCCCCTGGCTGGTGCGGCTGGAGGGCGGCGCCATGCGGGTGGAGCCGTTCCGCGGCTCGCACACCGACTGCCGCTTCTCGATGAACATGGAGACGTTCTCGCGCATCTACATCGGCGCCATCCAGCCCTGGCAGGCGGTGCTGGGCGGCCTGGCCACCATCGAGGGCGCCGACGTGCTCAAGATGCTGGACCTGGCGCTGGAGGTGCCGAAGCCGTGGACGTTCGACCGGTTCTGA
- a CDS encoding DUF1990 family protein — translation MKVLVTGGTGLVGKAAVDCLLEAGHTVRLLSRHADDDARQWPAGVEAHSCDVSTDEGVAGAADGCQAVLHAAGIVSDDPPEVTFEKVNVEGTRRLAREARRAGVRRFVYVSSLGAEAGESDYHRSKRAAEEAVRAEAPPGWLILRPGNVYGPGDEVISLLLKLVRASPVVPLIGRGNQPFQPVWHTDLGLALARAATADTPRETVLELAGPEVTTTREVVELLEKLTGKRTLHLPIPEALAKLGSSAAEQLGVDVRVTGDQITMLLEGNVIGEGRPNALTEVFGVTPLTLGEGLGKLVDQMPERLPSEGTGALERQRYWADIRGSRVTADELFEALRTEFYTLPPSGLLDVGAEPGTPQVLEEGNTLTMALPLRGNIQVRVVEVSGRSITCVTLRGHPLSGAIRFLVEERPGGVIRFEIRSFTRSSDLLDLVGMRTFGKLAQKATWRSVVQTLVDRSGGEAPEGVQEETTTLEGKDAEDVERWVEELVMRRKRDQAPNPDAPSRSGKAA, via the coding sequence ATGAAGGTCCTGGTCACGGGCGGCACCGGGCTGGTGGGGAAGGCGGCCGTCGACTGCCTGCTGGAGGCGGGGCACACGGTCCGCCTGCTCTCGCGCCACGCCGACGACGACGCGCGCCAGTGGCCCGCCGGGGTCGAGGCGCATTCCTGCGACGTCTCCACCGACGAGGGGGTGGCCGGCGCGGCGGACGGGTGCCAGGCGGTGCTGCACGCGGCCGGGATCGTGTCCGACGACCCGCCCGAGGTCACCTTCGAGAAGGTGAACGTGGAGGGGACGCGGCGCCTGGCGCGCGAGGCCCGCCGCGCGGGGGTGCGCCGCTTCGTGTACGTGTCGTCGCTGGGGGCGGAAGCCGGCGAGTCGGACTACCACCGCTCCAAGCGCGCGGCCGAGGAGGCGGTGCGCGCCGAGGCGCCGCCGGGGTGGCTCATCCTGCGCCCCGGCAACGTCTACGGCCCCGGCGACGAGGTGATCTCGCTGCTCCTCAAGCTGGTGCGCGCCTCTCCGGTGGTGCCGCTCATCGGCCGGGGGAACCAGCCGTTCCAGCCGGTCTGGCACACCGACCTGGGGCTGGCGCTGGCCCGCGCGGCCACCGCCGACACGCCGCGCGAGACGGTGCTGGAGCTGGCCGGGCCCGAGGTGACCACCACGCGCGAGGTGGTGGAGCTGCTGGAGAAGCTCACGGGCAAGCGCACGCTGCACCTGCCGATCCCCGAGGCGCTGGCCAAGCTGGGCTCGAGCGCGGCGGAGCAGCTGGGGGTGGACGTGCGGGTGACCGGCGACCAGATCACCATGCTGCTCGAGGGCAACGTGATCGGCGAGGGGCGCCCGAACGCGCTCACCGAGGTGTTCGGGGTGACGCCGCTCACGCTGGGCGAGGGGCTGGGGAAGCTGGTGGACCAGATGCCCGAGCGGCTGCCGTCGGAGGGGACGGGCGCGCTGGAGCGGCAGCGCTACTGGGCCGACATCCGCGGCAGCCGGGTGACGGCCGACGAGCTGTTCGAGGCGCTGCGCACCGAGTTCTACACGCTGCCGCCTTCGGGGCTGCTGGACGTGGGCGCGGAGCCGGGGACGCCGCAGGTGCTGGAGGAGGGGAACACCCTGACCATGGCGCTCCCGCTCCGCGGCAACATCCAGGTGCGGGTGGTGGAGGTGAGCGGCCGCTCCATCACCTGCGTGACGCTGCGCGGGCACCCGCTCTCGGGCGCCATCCGCTTCCTGGTGGAGGAGCGGCCCGGCGGGGTGATCCGCTTCGAGATCCGCTCCTTCACCCGGTCCTCGGACCTGCTGGACCTGGTGGGGATGCGCACCTTCGGCAAGCTGGCGCAGAAGGCCACCTGGCGCTCGGTGGTGCAGACCCTGGTGGACAGGAGCGGCGGCGAGGCGCCCGAGGGGGTGCAGGAAGAGACCACCACGCTGGAGGGGAAGGACGCCGAGGACGTGGAGCGCTGGGTGGAGGAGCTGGTGATGCGCCGCAAGCGCGACCAGGCGCCCAACCCCGATGCCCCGTCCCGGAGCGGGAAGGCGGCCTGA
- a CDS encoding DUF1343 domain-containing protein, protein MPRHSVSRVFAPLLAAAALLAAGGCRTGAPPQAEGSADSVPPPAGRAPGGGPARASTVLPGLEVLVRDSLHLVRGKRVGLITNQTAVTSRGEHAVDLLARTPGVQLVALYGPEHGVRGTVEGGEKIENQRDSATGVPVFSLYGQTQKPTPEMLRGVEVLLFDIQDIGARPYTFVWTMAMAMEAAAAQRIPFVVLDRPNPITDAVDGPLMQMEIKTERIGQPITGYYPVPLRHGMTAGEVAKYVNQEFRVGADLHVVPAAGWEGDQWFDRTGLPWINPSPNIRSLDAAHKYSGLVLVEGTNLTVGRGTDAPFSYVGAPWMDAPRVLEAVRKYGLEGVRLDTVSLVPQGTGYVPFRGERVRAIRLTVTDRGEWDPPYTALVLLTEIKRLHPTQLRVENEGFTQMIGSKWARAAFDRGEDPRVIQRRWQQELDAWMPVRERYRLYPR, encoded by the coding sequence ATGCCCCGCCATTCCGTCTCCCGCGTCTTCGCCCCGCTCCTGGCCGCCGCCGCGCTGCTGGCCGCCGGCGGCTGCCGCACCGGCGCCCCCCCGCAGGCCGAGGGGAGCGCCGACAGCGTCCCGCCCCCCGCCGGCCGCGCGCCCGGCGGCGGCCCGGCCCGCGCGAGCACGGTGCTCCCGGGGCTCGAGGTGCTGGTGCGCGACTCGCTCCACCTGGTGCGTGGGAAGCGCGTGGGGCTCATCACCAACCAGACCGCCGTCACCTCGCGCGGCGAGCACGCGGTGGACCTGCTGGCGCGCACCCCCGGCGTGCAGCTGGTCGCCCTCTACGGTCCCGAGCACGGGGTGCGCGGCACCGTCGAGGGCGGGGAGAAGATCGAGAACCAGCGCGACTCGGCCACCGGGGTGCCCGTCTTCTCGCTCTACGGGCAGACGCAGAAGCCCACCCCCGAGATGCTGCGGGGGGTGGAGGTGCTCCTCTTCGACATCCAGGACATCGGCGCGCGCCCCTACACCTTCGTGTGGACGATGGCGATGGCCATGGAGGCGGCCGCCGCCCAGCGCATCCCCTTCGTGGTGCTCGACCGGCCCAACCCGATCACCGACGCGGTGGACGGGCCGCTGATGCAGATGGAGATCAAGACCGAGCGCATCGGCCAGCCGATCACCGGCTACTACCCGGTGCCGCTGCGCCACGGGATGACGGCCGGCGAGGTCGCGAAGTACGTGAACCAGGAGTTCCGCGTGGGCGCCGACCTGCACGTGGTTCCCGCCGCCGGGTGGGAGGGCGACCAGTGGTTCGACCGCACGGGGCTGCCCTGGATCAACCCCTCGCCCAACATCCGCTCGCTCGACGCGGCCCACAAGTACAGCGGCCTGGTGCTGGTGGAAGGCACCAACCTCACGGTGGGGCGGGGGACCGACGCGCCGTTCAGCTACGTGGGCGCCCCGTGGATGGACGCGCCGCGGGTGCTGGAGGCGGTCCGGAAGTACGGCCTCGAGGGCGTGCGGCTCGACACGGTGAGCCTGGTGCCGCAGGGGACCGGCTACGTCCCCTTCCGCGGCGAGCGGGTGCGCGCCATCCGCCTCACCGTCACCGACCGCGGCGAGTGGGACCCGCCCTACACCGCGCTGGTGCTGCTCACCGAGATCAAGCGGCTGCACCCCACGCAGCTCAGGGTCGAGAACGAGGGCTTCACGCAGATGATCGGGTCGAAGTGGGCGCGCGCCGCCTTCGACCGCGGCGAGGACCCGCGCGTGATCCAGCGCCGCTGGCAGCAGGAGCTCGACGCCTGGATGCCGGTCCGCGAGCGCTACCGGCTGTACCCGCGATAG